The genomic region CTGTTTGGCAAGAGAATTTAATGCCAGTCATTGTCCCCTGGCAGATTTTTGCTCCTATTTATGATTTAAAAGAACCTCTCTCTTGCTGTGCAGTGTTGACTATAAATTTGCATTTGCTGtcatgtttttcaaaacaaactaGAATGAAAAATGATTGCGCAGGACCGATTCAGTGGCATGGGGTTTTGGTTAACTTCTTCAGTTTGTTAACTCCATATTACTGGAAATTCTGCTGCTTAAGCAGCTTTAGTTTTCAGTGCAGGTGTTCACCAGATTGCATCTTCATGTTCCAGGATTTTAAGATGTTCATCTGCATCTCGTCTTAGATGAGAAGTATGATTTAAGAAAGTCAGGCCCTTTCttattgttttgttgtttggttttttttttctgatgatgtTTCACCATGGTTTTTGCATAACAGGAACTATCTGGACAAAACCGTGGACCTAAGCTGGGTGTAAAAAGAGATGAGGACATTGAACCATTTGCACCCAATGAAAGTGTATTCTTTCAGTTTTGTGTGCCTACCTGCAAGGTTCATCAAGGTTGTCTGAGAGTTGTGTGCCGGATATCATGCTGATGTGCTAGACTGAAGTCAGTTGTTTATTTAATGCGCTTTGAGCCCAGTATTTCACCTGGTTATTCAGAGACTATGCCAACATATTTCTTTGTGAGCAAACTGGGTGACAGGGACAATGATACTGCAAGTCTGGTCCCCCATGTgccagcctggcacagcccagGCACTGAGTTACAAGTTCAGTAAACTTGAACCTCTTTTCTGTCTTGGTGGCACAGGCTTATTGTCCAGGCCACCTGGAGATTAAAGAACTCTTTTAGTAAATGTGAAtgcaaaggaagaaggaagatgtTGGAAAGCTGAGAATGTCACAAACTCGGATTTTCCTATTGGCTGAGCTCATCTGCCATTCCCCCATCACCACCacccttgttttcttctgcGCTCTACGTTCTCCCTATATTGTCTTGCACTTCCTCCACACCAAGGTCACTAATCCTATCTCTTGGCATCAGGTTCTCCATGCTCCTTTTCCATTATTAATTCTCTTCTGTGTGTCTTTCGGGTCACTGGAATTATAAACTAGGTGGGGAGAgcagagagattatttttacgGGAGTTGCAGGTGGCCAACACCAACAGACCTGCAGATAGCCGGTTGGTTTCCTAGCTAGGTGCTAGGGCAACATGTGTCTCTCCATATCCACCTTTGGGCACTGTGGTGATCCTGTGAAAGCTTCAAACACAGGTCAAAAAACTTCTCTAGTCATTCTGAACTGTTTTAGGGAATGACTCCAGGATATTGCAATAAGTGCTTTTAACCAGTTTCTCTTTTTACCTTCCCCTACAGTATAATCTCTTTATGGTTGAAACTCAGTTTAATTACCCTAAAGAGCCAGAAGCCGTCACCTTTGAGACCCCCTTTGGGAAGTTTGGCATTTTCACATGCTTCGACATCCTTTTCCGGGAGCCTGCCGTGGTCTTGGTGAGCGAGTTGCAGGTGGACACTGTGCTCTTCCCGACGGCTTGGATGAACGTCCTGCCGTTTCTGACTGCGGTTGAGTTTCACTCTGCCTGGGCCATGGGCATGGGTGTCAACTTCCTAGCTGCCAATACACACTGTACCAGTATATCTATGACAGGTAATTAATGCTCACTCTGCCTGAAAAATCTTTATAGCCATGAATCTTTATTCCCTGTTCTGCAAGGTGATTTTGCAGAGGAATATAATACATTTATTTGGAAGGTGAAAAGTTTAGTCACCAAATTTTGAACCTGACAGCCATTGTCCCTACTGGTGCcatacaaagcacagcaaaacttgcggtgttttcttctccctggcTTCTTaggattttcctttctttcttttaatgccTCTAAAGAAGTAGTAAGTTACTGCCCCTTCTATCTGAGTAGAAACTTCTGAAACTTAGGTTCTTTTCCTCTCCACCTGTAAGTCTGCAATTGAATACCCAGAGATAAATATACCTGTAAACCCAATGCATGGCTCCATTTATTCTGGCCAAATGAAAGACTTATCTGTAGCTGTATTTAACACAGTTTgaaaaaatggtaaaaacaaCTTTTCAGACCTATTGTAGTAACACTGCTGAGAAGTCcgcattttcttttaacactGATTTTCTAGACCTTAGCTTATGGGTTAGTATATTTCAGCTAGGCCAGTGTCTTCACTGAGCCGTGAAACCACAGTATTGGCTTGGGGCTTCTCATTTGAAATGCCTGACAGGCTACTGCTTGTTGTCCATTTTATGTGGCTTTTCAGCAGTAATGGGTATGACAGATCTTCTTTGATTTCTGTCTGTCACTTGGCACTGGACAGGTCTGAATTCCCCACATAGGGAGGAATCCTCAGTCAGTGTAAACAGGGCAGACAGCTGCTATCTCCTTCTGCATTCACCAGGACAGGCCTGTGATACTTGCCTGCGTTGTTTTGGATGGTTTCAGTTGGTAGATGGTCTTTTTACATCAATTAGCTGAGAATAAAGGAGTTCTCAAGCAACTCTGTTGCGTACAGCAGAAAAGAGAACTGGGGAGGCCATAAATACAACCATAACATAACATCCTCTGCCTTTGTCTACACTGAGCAGGCCTCACCCAGGGAAAGAAATGCTATTCATTGCCAAAGCGTGATCTCTGTGTAGTGAGTTGCTAATGGTCACTTTTGCTGAGACTAAAATTTGtgtaatatttataaaatagtGGATAAGCTAGCAGTAGGGACAATTAAAAGgacaatactttttttaaattattttttgtctgaCTATTGTGCTATCCTCAGGGAGTGGTATTTATGCACCAGACGGAGCCAGAGCGTACTACTACAATATGAAAACTGAAGATGGTCACCTCCTCATTGCTGAACTAGATTCACACCCTCGCCtttctcctgccttcctgcctgatGTCAGCTGGAGCTCATATGCTTCGAGTGTCGAAAGATTCTCACCAAATGACCATGATTTTCAAGGACTCATCTTCCATGACTGGTTCACTTTCACTGAGCTCACTAAGCCTGAAGGGAATCTCACTGTTTGCCAGAAGGACCTCTGCTGTCACTTGAGCTACAAGATGGCAGGGAAACgagaaaatgaagtttatgTGCTAGGTGCTTTTGATGGGCTTCATGTCGTTGAAGGACAATACTATCTGCAGGTAATGATTCTTTGGAGGGGGAGTACTTATTTTAGGAAGCTTCTTTACAGGGAGAAACCTTCAGCTCTGGGAGGCGGGAAAGACAACTTTCTTGTATGCTGGAGTCCTGCTGTCCTATTTGTTAGCAATGGGAAGTAGTTGATAAAATGTCCAAGCCTGCTTACCTTTAAATCCAACAAATGCAGTGCAGAGGTCTCTGACCCTCTTTCAAGTTCCCAGAGTGCGCTCACTATTTTGTTAGCCATGCAATATTGTCTAAATTTAGGTCCTCTTTTCTGGCTATCTGTAGTAGCTGTCTTGAATCTCCTCTCTAATCTTCATCAGAcagtttctgttaaaaaatcACTTGATCATATCTATCTTTATGAGATGCTCTGGTAATTTAGAGTCACAGAGATGTTAATTTTTTGCCATTACTCAAATCGTAGCAATGAAATTTATGTGTATGAAATGTGTATGAAATGAAATGGTGTATGACTTTTAGTGGGAATGTCCACTCTTCCTCTCTTTTAATCAAATGTTTGGAAAGAGAGTGAGTTACACCCTGGTTGAATTTGCTTAAAGCTTTATAAGAAAACCTTCTTTGCCTTCATAATTAAGTTATTGTGCCAGCAGGTTATTGTTTTTTTAGTTCCTTACTTCTGTCTGTCAACATGGCTTTTGCATATCAGCTGGTACAGACTCCAGGATACAGGGGGACGTCTTAGCCAGGAAACAGCTCATCTAATATATTTATCAAGGTAGCTTGAATAAATTCAGTTCTTGGTGACCTCatttagaaaatttatttcagtgattgTGGAAGCTTCCAGATGGTATCTACCAGTACAGAATTTTCTAGAGAAGATGGGAATTTCTACTcatcctttttcccctcagtattttttttatttcctcagaaTATACTGAGAGAATTAGattctttatttctgcttatttGCATTTCAACAGGAAATCATATTTGCTGATGAATAATATTTCTGATGAATAATCTTCTTCTATCCCCCAGTATCTGACACAAATAGACAAACTCCTCCATCACCTGTCAGcaaaaccagccaaaatccTTTGAACCTTCACGGGAGTGATAGCCctatttcatatttcttcatGGTATCCATAAATATTTACCAGCTGTAACCTGGAGAATTaactttaagaagaaaacattgcCACTCCTACTTTCCTCTGTGTACTACAACTGCTAACACAAAACTTTAACAGAGGATGCTGACCTCATTACCTTGACATATATTCACCAGGTGTTGGACCTAGAACATCAAATTCAGATTTCCCATGGACTACCAGACCATCTAATGAATTGTCATCAGCAACATGTACAAATACCAGTAACAGGATCTGTGTGTACAGTTGCACAAGGCACCCATGAGGAGGCATTTGTTTCATTTGCCTAAAATTTCCATTCACAAACTCATCTTACTAAGACATGTGAGAAGGGATTCTTGAAATGAGAGAACTGGAAATTGGAAGCTTTATAGAAGTGACCGAATTGACCTTCAGGGATAAAATAAGGTGCTCTGTCAGCACTTACCTCAGAAACTAAGGTTATTTCTAACTACTAAGGCAGTACAGCTCTGGAATACCCCCAGTCAGATCAAAAAAATAAGGGTTGAAAAAATAAGCTGTAACTAAGAAGGAGTTGCTTAAAGGTTATGAAAGAGATCCTGTGATGGTCACTTGCTCTGAAACACGCTAGCTTTGCTGACAGAAGGCTTCCTTACCAGAGTGTTTCCATCTTGCTAAATACGTTGTTGCCTTCTCCTCCCCGCAGATATGCACACTGCTCAAGTGCAAGAGCACAGACCCGAACACGTGCGGGCAGCCGGTGGAGACTGCACAGACCAAGTTTGAGATGTTCTCTCTCAGCGGCACCTTTGGCACCAACTACGTCTTTCCAGAAGTCTTGTACAGTGGGGTGCAGCTGGCCCCCGGGGAGTTTGAGGTAATGGGACACCCTGGAGCTATGTCACACAAGGTTCTCTGCAGGGTAGTAACAGCATAAACTGTCTCAAAACAGCCAAAGTGACCTTGCTCATAGTGAATAATCAGATTATTAAATACCTTTTAATGAAGTCACTAGTTTCAGTAAGAGATATGGTCTGACGTACCTTCTTCCTGTTTTGTCACATCTTTCTGAGCTCTTAGCGTGTTCATATGGGTACTCGTCTAATTAtgtccttctcttccctttttcaatCAGGTATTAAAAGATGGGCGCTTGATAAGTAAGATAAGACCAACAAAACCAGTCGTCACTGTGACGCTTTTTGGACGGTGGTATGAAAAGGATCACCTGAAACAAGACTCACAATCACCAGCCTTCCCATGATGTTACCATAACTGAAGCTGTCTGCTATTAATCTCGTGTCCAAATGAGACGCAGCATCCTCTACTACAACAATCCCAATTATATATCTTATCTCCAATTGCACAAACTTCTTATCAATGTGCTTTACTTAGTAATaatgcagaaatattattttattgctaCAAGTAATTGAGAAGTATCTATTTCTGTATCATAAGATTACTAATCTTTTATTAGTGCAAAACAGCAgctgtgtttcttctctgttttctggattttcatttttctagcCTTCACAAAATCTGTATTGTGGGCCAGATGATACATTCTTATTAAAATAgcattgcatattttaaaattgcagatTATTAGTAGACcagtaaataaaacagtgaaagaTGTGATTCATGGCAGCTCTATGCAAAAAAGCTCAATAATGCTTTGTCTCTGATAAACAACTACTTATGCTGGCCTATGCAAGTCTGctcttttccttcacttttttattttttcctatttgtatTGCTTTGGCTTTGTTGCCTTTATGCCATGTGGCACATGGCAGCACAGAATAGTGCATCATGGATGCTGAGCAAGAATTTCAATCAAAGAGCCGttcctgaaacaaaacctgcCACCACTTCCTGGTCAGAACTCAGCATGAATCATCATTTCTTTGAAATCTCTGTTGAACCAAAACTTGGAATTGAAACCTCAAAATATTCTGCTTGCCAGTTCTGAACAACAGCTTGTCAGCACTTGCTGGCTGCACTGGATGCCCTTCAGTGCTGGAACTGTGCACCCAGGAAAAGAGGTCACTGAGTGACCTGGTATCATATAGCAGCTCCGCCCTCCCATATTCTCTATATCTTTCTGGCCGTATAACACCAACATACGTGAAATAAGCTTTGTCCTTTGCTCCTTCATGATAATGCTGGGTTCTGCTGCCCTGCAAATCCATTTACTTGAGGATTAGGGGGGTTAGATTTCTACTTAAGACCAGCTACTGCTGTGAGAAGGCACTGTTcacatcttttcttcctcttctcccgcAGCAACCTGTggtttgttgctgctgctggaccCCTAGTGACCTTCCTTCAGTGTATCAGTGTATAAAGATATGCATGTTCTCTGGCTGTGTCTTTAAGAGTGGTCAGAGACCCCTATTAGTCTaattcctctttccttttccccacacTGGCACCATTCCTGGTCTCAGCATGGTGCTCTCAAGGTCCTCAGTCCCATGTACTTCTGTTAAGGGGCTGGTGAGAAGTTGGCATAAGCTGTCGTGGCACTAAATACTTTTTGCTGCAAAGATTGCATAACATTTATTGTTGTGAAATGTGTTATTGTGTGAAGTGAGTCAAGCATACGGAAAGTCTACCCATGCATCCACGTACCGACTCGGTCTGTACAAAGACAAGGCTGTGTGTAACCTGACACTGAACACTGATGTTACCTGGCAGCAGAATCAGAACCAAAGAAGGTAAGAAACTTGGGCAACCAGATACAAGAGATTTTTGCACATGTGCGGCTTTAGCTTCAAGATTGCTGGTGGAGTGATCTGTAGACATAAGAAATCAGGTTGCAATAAGCAAAATATAGAAATTGTGGTTCCCTTTCATGATACTCCTCCAGCAGAGACCTTTGGGGACCAAAGATCTTCACAGCTAAGTTACTGAGTGATGTGCTGATGTGTTTGCTCACACAAACAACCTGTCTGGCAGCCCCCTGATATGTGGAGCAGTCCCCAAAGGCCCTGCTACTGTGAGCGGGTGCTGTGTTGAGCTGGGGGGCGGGTACCGGCAGTGCCCGTGCAGCAGCGCTGAGCTTGGGACTGGCCgcctgcctcctgcagccctgcctgcgctcCGTGCCCTCGAGTTTGGCCAGGAATGTGTCCGTGCTGGTCTTTGCTGAGATTTCCCAAACTCTggcttgttttcctgctgtgaCCCAGGCTTGCCGTGAGCTGCGTTACTACGGCAATGCCACACCCGCATCACACACACATCTGGCAAGCGACGTTGTTTCTTCAGCTGCCGCACAGTGGTGACTTCTCTGTCGGTGTAAGGCAGAATTGCTCAATGCTGGCAGCTCTCTTGCCTTTGATGCTGTGAGACTTTCCCGGCAGGGTGATTGCATCTCCTGGTGTCAGCTTTCTGCCACTCTGGGGAATTCCCAGGTTTTGTGCAAGACTTTCCCTTTTAAAGCCCACTGGCTTTGCTTGGCCCTGCCGCCCTCTTGGGCGACTTCCCGACTCCAGACATGGGGCTTCCTCAAGCTTGTGCCTCTGCCGTGCTTTTGGTGCTGTCTGCTCTGGAGGCCTGTGCCCTGGACAGCTACGTCGCAGCTGTCTAGGAGTGTGAGGTGGTCTTGTCAGAAGGCACTGAAGTGACAGTTTCTCCTGAGGAGACCTTGATGCTGATGgacaaaataaaactgctggGTGAAACCACATAGTGAAGAGGAAGTATtgccagaatgaaaaatattttccttggtGTATTGCTGAACGGTCAATGATCAGTCAGATTACGCTCCTTTACCCTCACGGACATACCACAGGTTCTAACAAAGGTTCTTTTATGTACCACCTTAAACTATAGTAATAATATTCTATTTCCAAAATACTATGCAAAAATTTGTTTCCGTGAGAAAATGCCTGCTTTGTATGAGCAATTGCAGATTGCTTATAATGCAAAATATGCCTTTCATaacaaaaatactaaaaaaaaaattctatgcTGTTCAACTCTTTCTCACAAAACAAGCAAGTATGTTAGCTCTAGGCAGAGAGATCAGCACAGTTCAAGGGTTAGTTTATATTGCAGTATGACCCGGGAGTGAGGACACTCTCAGGGCACCTGCTACAACTATAATAAGCCATTGGCCAAAGGCAAGATGCATGCAGGATCATGTATCTCATAAGGATAGATAAATCAGCTACACTCTGAAGCATGAGGGCTGTACTTCACACAGGTGGTCTGCCTTCAGCTCTGGCTGAATTGTTAACTGATGGCAGTCGCGCACAaagaggttatatagagtgcCCTAACCACGGAAGTCTGGGCTCGCCGCAGGATGCATTTGGAAGCCTGGAGAGGGATGCACAAACGAGTGTGTAACTGCTCTTTCCATGGAGACTCTTGTAGTTCGGCATGGCTTCTGATATGCTCTCTTAGCCTTTGGTTCACGTTACAAACTGGAAACAAGACCCAGTTACTAGAAATGTTTCTTGGACTTCTTACTATAAATAAAtgtcttgttatctttgactgTTGGCAGAACTGTACTGTACCATCCCAGATTACTCAACAGAAGCTTATTTCCTAAGTGAACTTATTAACATTTACTCCTCCTCTTTCTATCTGGCTTATATTCCCCGTGCCCGATCCAGAGCTGTGAGGCACCAGCCatgctcccttccctgcctctcctgcaCACTGTGGTGTTTGCACTCACAGTCCTCCAGGCCCTCGCCTCTGACACCTTCATTGCAGCCGTCTATGAGCATGCGGTCATCCTGCCAGATGACACTGACGAGCCCGTTTCTCCCGACGATGCTTTGGCCCTGATGAACCAAAACATGGATGTCCTGGAAAGGGCCATCAAGGAAGCCGCCCAGC from Phalacrocorax carbo chromosome 3, bPhaCar2.1, whole genome shotgun sequence harbors:
- the LOC104040252 gene encoding pantetheinase, whose amino-acid sequence is MLPSLPLLHTVVFALTVLQALASDTFIAAVYEHAVILPDDTDEPVSPDDALALMNQNMDVLERAIKEAAQQGAHIIVTPEDGIYGWRFTRETIYPYLEDIPDPAVNWIPCTDPTRFAPAPVQERLSCMARNNSIYVVANIGDKKPCNSSDPGCPSDGRYQYNTDVVFDPEGKLVARYHKYNLFMVETQFNYPKEPEAVTFETPFGKFGIFTCFDILFREPAVVLVSELQVDTVLFPTAWMNVLPFLTAVEFHSAWAMGMGVNFLAANTHCTSISMTGSGIYAPDGARAYYYNMKTEDGHLLIAELDSHPRLSPAFLPDVSWSSYASSVERFSPNDHDFQGLIFHDWFTFTELTKPEGNLTVCQKDLCCHLSYKMAGKRENEVYVLGAFDGLHVVEGQYYLQICTLLKCKSTDPNTCGQPVETAQTKFEMFSLSGTFGTNYVFPEVLYSGVQLAPGEFEVLKDGRLISKIRPTKPVVTVTLFGRWYEKDHLKQDSQSPAFP